The Methanothermobacter sp. genome includes a region encoding these proteins:
- a CDS encoding thioredoxin family protein: MDVIKKWGISGVLLGLMVILLIYLTQPHNTPAKNETQNREFRWYNSPQEAIDEASKQNKRVILIFSASWCPSCRKLEDETLKNQDVLGKISENYIAAKIDVDSDPSAASTYSIYVIPTTIILDSSGNEIGRREGYMSPEEFLSYLG; encoded by the coding sequence ATGGATGTGATTAAGAAATGGGGCATTTCGGGTGTTCTGCTGGGTTTGATGGTTATACTCCTCATTTACTTAACCCAGCCGCACAACACCCCGGCAAAAAATGAGACCCAGAATAGGGAGTTCAGGTGGTATAACAGTCCCCAGGAGGCCATAGATGAGGCATCAAAGCAGAATAAGAGGGTTATCCTCATATTCTCAGCTTCATGGTGTCCATCCTGCAGGAAACTTGAAGATGAGACCCTAAAGAATCAGGATGTTTTAGGGAAGATTTCAGAGAACTACATTGCAGCGAAGATTGACGTTGACTCCGACCCATCGGCAGCATCAACTTATAGTATCTATGTGATTCCAACCACAATCATACTGGATTCCTCGGGAAATGAGATAGGAAGAAGAGAGGGATACATGTCCCCCGAGGAGTTCCTATCATATCTGGGGTAA
- a CDS encoding cytochrome c biogenesis CcdA family protein, translating into MYEYILSFAAGIFSALSPCIIPVVPILFSEAIMGDKRQIAFFSIGFASIFLSLILLTAIFTAAVNYYLLYMRIPASIVIILMGVWLLSEKPLLSFRVPVTENHLLLGFLTALAWSPCYSPYLVTVISYSALETGRVILNLLLYTAGLSVVLISLVLMAEQPFKRLAERTGDLRKFGGFMVMAAGIYMLYQLIG; encoded by the coding sequence ATGTATGAATACATCCTGTCATTTGCTGCAGGGATATTTTCAGCCCTATCCCCATGCATAATCCCCGTGGTACCCATCCTGTTCTCTGAGGCAATTATGGGGGATAAAAGACAGATTGCATTTTTTTCCATTGGCTTTGCCTCGATATTTCTCTCTCTGATACTGCTAACAGCCATATTCACAGCGGCCGTGAATTACTATCTCCTCTATATGCGCATACCCGCATCCATTGTGATAATACTAATGGGTGTCTGGCTTCTATCTGAGAAACCTCTCCTTTCATTCAGGGTTCCAGTCACCGAAAATCACCTTCTTCTGGGGTTCCTAACGGCCCTTGCCTGGTCACCATGCTACAGCCCCTATCTGGTAACTGTTATATCATACTCTGCCCTGGAAACCGGGAGGGTTATTCTTAACCTCCTCCTCTACACTGCGGGTTTATCAGTGGTACTTATTTCCCTGGTTTTAATGGCAGAGCAGCCATTTAAAAGGCTCGCGGAGAGGACAGGGGATCTGAGAAAATTTGGGGGTTTCATGGTAATGGCTGCAGGCATCTACATGCTTTACCAGCTGATTGGATAA
- a CDS encoding NAD(P)-dependent oxidoreductase encodes MRVGFIGFGEVAYTLASRLREEGVDVVTSLAGRSTRTVKLAGKAGVLDVPQEEVYSADIVISAVTPAAAVEAAREAGEHVKGVYVDINNIAPRTVRKASSFIKNGRFADAAIMGSVRRKGAGVLIIAAGEGAEDFMKLNRYGLNIEVRGQRPGDASAIKMLRSSYTKGVSALLWETLLSAHIMGLEKDVMDVLEYTEGADFRESAVSRLRSSIIHAGRRYEEIGEVQSMLEEVIDPSMPSCIMRVFERLSEIDAPSDADYRDLLRLVAGKYQPSHDDEDIKR; translated from the coding sequence ATGAGGGTTGGATTCATAGGCTTCGGGGAAGTTGCATACACCCTCGCCTCAAGGCTAAGGGAGGAGGGTGTTGATGTTGTAACCTCCCTTGCAGGTAGGAGTACCAGGACGGTGAAACTTGCAGGAAAAGCAGGGGTCCTTGATGTGCCACAGGAGGAGGTATATTCAGCGGATATTGTCATATCGGCTGTCACCCCCGCGGCGGCTGTTGAGGCGGCAAGGGAGGCAGGGGAACATGTAAAGGGGGTGTACGTTGATATAAACAACATCGCACCCCGGACAGTAAGGAAGGCCAGCTCCTTCATAAAAAACGGCAGATTCGCTGACGCTGCCATAATGGGGAGCGTCCGGAGGAAGGGCGCCGGTGTGCTCATAATAGCTGCCGGTGAAGGTGCTGAGGATTTCATGAAACTTAACAGGTATGGCTTGAACATTGAGGTCCGCGGCCAGAGACCCGGGGATGCATCTGCAATCAAGATGCTCAGAAGCAGCTACACGAAGGGTGTTTCAGCTCTTCTCTGGGAGACACTCCTTTCAGCACACATAATGGGCCTTGAGAAGGATGTGATGGATGTACTTGAGTACACTGAGGGCGCTGATTTCAGAGAATCTGCGGTTTCGAGGTTGAGGAGTTCCATAATTCATGCAGGAAGGAGATATGAGGAGATTGGGGAGGTTCAGAGCATGCTTGAGGAGGTTATTGACCCGTCGATGCCATCATGCATCATGAGGGTATTTGAAAGGCTCAGTGAAATTGATGCCCCCTCTGATGCTGATTACAGGGACCTCCTTAGACTGGTGGCAGGAAAATATCAGCCATCGCATGACGATGAAGATATAAAGAGGTAA
- a CDS encoding adenylyltransferase/cytidyltransferase family protein: MIGISADFDPVHLGHVRLIEKGREIADKTGDEVVIYLNKDFSANHAPFFVPYEARKEMALEAGADRVVPIEGLHYRLTLAYTVPIRIAMMIEDGVVDYVDAANVSPDLIIKKAREFASRGVFSGIPRGLPNRNVIRWFAVNEFLYRKYGRKMKFHIIPELTVDGSKISGREIRQKIIDNNMEIPPSVQRVLPESSIRILEREIEKGTIPGTRNLEAIMERMNNLSRAELMKIAYLNADAVNSIIRNRKYYREGPIWAAFRKAGYGPVLTRLAMSSIEMNVRREEVRDLIEHYTRKGWIPPDQGVSNLIDRAWFVSEKVTEGMSSEKANKLFLQGKHKVDAPSSFEAGLSLRRHEVRRMRDGMEAHIYVDRNDTLSCQIRNGIKIRSPLHLSAQMATYLRLIIDSHIIPFHATVRKRKKGFRVLVKIN, translated from the coding sequence ATGATTGGTATAAGCGCTGATTTTGATCCCGTGCACCTCGGCCATGTGCGACTCATAGAGAAGGGTCGCGAAATAGCAGATAAAACCGGTGATGAGGTTGTAATTTACCTCAACAAGGATTTCAGTGCAAACCACGCCCCATTTTTTGTTCCCTACGAAGCGAGAAAGGAAATGGCCCTTGAAGCAGGCGCCGACCGCGTTGTCCCCATTGAGGGACTTCACTACCGCCTGACACTTGCATATACGGTGCCAATAAGAATAGCCATGATGATAGAGGATGGTGTGGTTGACTATGTTGATGCTGCAAATGTCTCACCTGACCTCATAATCAAAAAGGCGAGGGAATTTGCATCAAGGGGGGTGTTCAGTGGTATACCACGAGGCCTCCCCAACAGAAACGTAATACGGTGGTTTGCAGTTAATGAATTCCTTTACAGAAAGTACGGACGAAAAATGAAGTTCCACATAATCCCGGAACTTACCGTTGACGGCTCAAAAATTTCCGGGAGGGAGATACGGCAGAAAATAATTGATAACAATATGGAGATACCCCCAAGTGTCCAGAGGGTTCTACCAGAATCAAGCATCAGAATCCTTGAAAGGGAAATAGAAAAGGGAACTATACCCGGCACGAGAAACCTTGAGGCTATAATGGAGAGAATGAACAATTTATCCCGTGCTGAATTGATGAAAATAGCCTACCTCAATGCAGACGCCGTCAACTCCATCATAAGAAACAGAAAATACTACAGGGAAGGCCCGATATGGGCTGCATTCCGAAAGGCCGGCTATGGCCCCGTGCTGACGAGGCTTGCCATGAGTTCAATAGAGATGAATGTAAGGAGAGAGGAGGTAAGGGACCTCATTGAACACTACACCAGGAAGGGGTGGATTCCACCGGATCAGGGAGTGAGTAACCTGATTGATAGGGCCTGGTTTGTCTCAGAGAAGGTCACTGAGGGTATGAGTTCAGAAAAGGCAAATAAATTGTTTCTCCAAGGAAAACATAAAGTGGATGCCCCCTCATCCTTTGAGGCAGGGTTAAGTCTAAGAAGGCATGAAGTCAGAAGAATGAGGGACGGAATGGAAGCCCACATATACGTTGACCGGAACGATACCTTATCCTGCCAGATAAGAAATGGGATCAAGATAAGGAGTCCCCTTCATCTTTCAGCCCAGATGGCAACCTATCTTAGACTCATAATAGATTCACATATAATACCCTTCCATGCGACAGTAAGAAAAAGGAAGAAGGGCTTCAGAGTCCTTGTGAAAATCAATTAA
- a CDS encoding archaeosine biosynthesis radical SAM protein RaSEA gives MIGKLASLIRKKNLKKIKPKSPDELSASWIQEDLLYSGKGRALFMILPTIGCSWALSETGGCTMCSYISDSFLETVEADKIIEIFDDIISRYQLEEKTAVKIFTSGSFLNPEEFPQEAVEHILSRLSALQNVEEIIFESRPEYINQEAVTRCCELAGDKIVEISIGLETCYEKTRLMKINKGFSNADFERAVNTISGLKGDFNVRSKTYILVKPILVSEKRAVEEAISTAIYAEKVGVDRLSFCPSTVHKGTLMEDLWRKGSYRPPWIWSLIEIINSTRKKVSIPAIMDTSGFGTSRGPYNCKKCNRDLKNLIIRANLEQTQVPPYECECRSQWLAELKFSDTTASTDIKYSEYS, from the coding sequence ATGATCGGTAAATTAGCATCCCTGATAAGGAAAAAGAACCTGAAAAAAATAAAACCAAAAAGTCCAGATGAACTCTCAGCAAGCTGGATCCAGGAAGATCTGTTATACTCAGGCAAGGGAAGGGCCCTTTTTATGATACTTCCTACCATAGGCTGCTCATGGGCCCTATCAGAAACCGGTGGCTGTACAATGTGCAGCTACATTTCTGACTCTTTTCTGGAAACTGTGGAGGCAGACAAGATCATCGAAATATTCGATGATATCATATCCCGTTACCAACTTGAGGAAAAAACAGCTGTTAAGATATTCACCTCTGGAAGTTTCCTGAATCCTGAAGAATTCCCACAGGAGGCAGTGGAGCACATACTAAGCAGACTCAGCGCCCTGCAAAATGTTGAGGAAATAATATTTGAATCCAGGCCCGAGTACATAAACCAGGAAGCTGTTACAAGATGCTGTGAACTTGCAGGTGATAAGATAGTTGAGATAAGCATTGGCCTTGAAACCTGCTATGAAAAGACAAGGTTAATGAAGATAAACAAGGGTTTCAGTAACGCTGACTTTGAAAGGGCAGTTAACACCATCAGTGGCCTTAAAGGGGATTTTAACGTCAGGTCAAAGACGTACATCCTTGTAAAACCGATTCTGGTCTCAGAAAAAAGGGCTGTGGAGGAAGCCATTTCCACCGCCATTTATGCTGAAAAGGTCGGTGTTGACCGCCTGTCCTTCTGCCCATCAACAGTTCACAAGGGGACCCTTATGGAGGATCTCTGGAGAAAGGGCTCCTACAGGCCCCCATGGATATGGAGCCTCATTGAAATAATTAACAGTACCAGAAAGAAAGTTTCAATACCCGCCATAATGGATACATCTGGTTTTGGAACATCCAGAGGACCCTACAACTGCAAAAAGTGTAACAGAGACCTCAAGAATCTCATAATTAGGGCAAACCTTGAACAGACTCAGGTACCCCCCTATGAATGCGAATGCAGGTCACAGTGGCTTGCTGAGCTGAAGTTTTCAGATACAACCGCATCCACGGATATAAAATACAGTGAATACAGCTAA